A genome region from Effusibacillus lacus includes the following:
- a CDS encoding acyl-CoA dehydrogenase family protein, producing the protein MQEEIAMVRSFVRTLSEDHFLPMAQEVDRTEEIPKSHIRLLAEHGLFGVSVPEIYGGSASSALSHLITIEEVARCCAATSVLLTTQALAIAPLLIAGTEAQKMKYVTPLAKGDFLGAFGITESGAGSDTASMSTRATRDGDYYILNGRKIFITNGGEAGVYIFVTTVDKTRKNKGITLFIVDDGTWGLSFGRKEDKMGIRGSVTREVILEDVRVHKSQMLGEEGGGFKILMKSLNHTRPGVAAQALGIAQGAFEAAAKYAQGRVQFNREISSFQGIQFMLADMATQIEAARQLVYHTAELLDTGSREIIQYASMAKLFASDTAMKVTTDAVQIFGGNGYMRDYPVERMMRDAKITQIYEGTNQIQRLIIAKEILGR; encoded by the coding sequence ATGCAAGAAGAGATTGCGATGGTTCGAAGCTTTGTACGGACATTATCGGAAGATCATTTTCTTCCGATGGCTCAGGAAGTGGACAGAACTGAAGAAATCCCGAAATCTCATATCAGATTGCTTGCCGAACACGGACTGTTCGGAGTAAGTGTTCCCGAAATATATGGCGGCTCGGCCAGCAGCGCTTTAAGCCACTTGATCACGATTGAAGAAGTTGCCCGTTGTTGTGCGGCAACATCGGTTCTTTTAACCACCCAAGCCCTGGCGATTGCACCTCTTTTGATCGCCGGCACTGAAGCACAAAAGATGAAATATGTAACCCCTTTGGCAAAAGGGGATTTTCTTGGAGCGTTTGGAATTACGGAGTCCGGAGCGGGATCCGATACCGCTTCCATGTCAACAAGAGCAACCAGAGACGGAGATTATTACATCCTGAACGGCAGAAAGATTTTCATCACCAACGGTGGGGAGGCAGGAGTCTACATATTCGTTACAACCGTTGACAAAACCAGAAAAAATAAGGGTATTACATTGTTTATTGTGGATGACGGCACATGGGGACTTTCGTTCGGACGCAAGGAAGACAAAATGGGAATTCGCGGATCGGTTACAAGAGAAGTGATACTCGAAGATGTCCGTGTTCATAAGTCACAAATGTTGGGGGAAGAGGGAGGTGGATTCAAAATTTTAATGAAATCCCTCAACCACACACGTCCGGGAGTTGCAGCCCAGGCATTGGGGATTGCACAAGGAGCCTTTGAAGCAGCAGCCAAGTATGCGCAAGGACGGGTTCAATTTAACAGGGAAATCTCCTCGTTTCAAGGGATTCAGTTTATGCTGGCGGACATGGCCACCCAAATCGAAGCGGCTCGGCAACTTGTCTATCACACAGCGGAATTGTTGGACACCGGTTCCCGTGAGATCATTCAGTATGCTTCGATGGCCAAATTGTTCGCTTCCGATACGGCCATGAAAGTAACTACTGACGCTGTGCAAATTTTCGGCGGAAACGGATACATGAGAGATTATCCGGTAGAACGAATGATGCGGGATGCAAAGATCACACAAATCTATGAAGGAACCAACCAAATTCAAAGACTCATCATTGCAAAAGAAATTCTGGGGAGGTGA
- a CDS encoding 3-hydroxyacyl-CoA dehydrogenase family protein, giving the protein MLKNMVAAGELGRKSGKGFYTYSE; this is encoded by the coding sequence ATGTTGAAAAATATGGTGGCCGCCGGGGAACTGGGGAGAAAGTCGGGAAAAGGCTTCTATACTTACTCTGAATAG
- a CDS encoding thiamine pyrophosphate-binding protein, whose product MHVGDALVNLLLQMKVDTVFGVPGGQTLPFYDGIQNSNGKIRHITMRAEKNAAYAAVAYARIKNKVGVCDATVGPGATEFTSGLGEAYNSSTPIFALFSDLPLDWEHLRDHGNASQGCYQLDMVKPFTKWTGRVTSQKALPDMIRNAFLKAVSGRPGPTALSIHEDVFKQEWSGNVPVLPTDLGTFPRHRVTAPKDQIEKTLTILLNAEKPVLVAGGGAMLSQAEEEITALAEFLTIPVLQTFTGRGVIPDDHPMGIGMMGGIGTLSAKQLVEEADVVFLVGFKSGQNSTFNWEIPLTRQTVIHLDIDEAEIGRVFLTDVGLVGDVKATIGEMLRFAQENHQRPQVPQRQQWIDRAKKQWQDFVQQEIAAESDYLKPQQVMDVLNQVTNPEDVLVCDASFASGWGAVYYKHKVSGRKLLTPRGLAGLGFGLPAAIGASVALERGEVYLLAGDGGFGYTVGELATLQAYGLKVTILILDNRNWGWMEWLNKLNYEKEYFDLPAIDFAKVGEGFGLVGFSVRNAGELAQALSESKKSDKSSIIHINTGLWETPVIGFREAIQKNDKVPVKYL is encoded by the coding sequence ATGCATGTTGGTGATGCGTTAGTCAATCTGTTATTGCAAATGAAGGTGGATACGGTGTTTGGGGTACCAGGTGGTCAAACGCTGCCGTTCTATGACGGGATCCAAAACTCCAATGGAAAAATCAGGCACATTACGATGAGAGCAGAAAAAAATGCTGCCTATGCAGCGGTGGCATACGCAAGAATCAAAAACAAAGTGGGAGTCTGTGACGCCACGGTGGGGCCCGGTGCCACCGAATTCACTTCCGGACTGGGTGAGGCATATAACTCCTCAACACCAATTTTTGCTTTATTCAGTGATCTGCCGCTGGATTGGGAACACTTGCGGGATCATGGAAACGCGTCACAGGGCTGTTATCAATTGGATATGGTGAAACCGTTTACAAAGTGGACGGGGCGAGTAACCAGCCAGAAAGCTTTGCCTGATATGATTCGAAACGCTTTTCTGAAGGCGGTTTCCGGCAGACCCGGACCGACAGCTCTGTCAATTCATGAAGACGTGTTTAAACAAGAATGGAGCGGTAATGTGCCGGTATTACCAACTGATCTCGGTACTTTTCCCCGGCATCGTGTAACCGCGCCAAAAGATCAGATCGAAAAGACGTTAACGATTCTACTTAATGCGGAGAAACCGGTTTTGGTGGCTGGCGGCGGTGCCATGTTATCGCAAGCGGAAGAGGAAATCACCGCGTTAGCTGAATTTCTTACGATTCCTGTTTTGCAAACCTTTACCGGTAGGGGCGTGATACCTGACGATCATCCAATGGGGATTGGCATGATGGGCGGAATTGGAACATTGTCAGCAAAGCAATTGGTTGAAGAAGCGGACGTAGTTTTCCTGGTCGGATTCAAATCGGGGCAAAACTCCACATTTAATTGGGAAATTCCCTTAACCCGCCAAACAGTCATTCACCTCGATATTGACGAAGCGGAAATCGGCAGGGTGTTCCTCACCGATGTCGGACTGGTGGGCGATGTAAAAGCTACGATTGGTGAAATGCTGCGGTTCGCTCAGGAAAACCATCAACGACCGCAAGTTCCACAGCGCCAGCAATGGATCGATAGAGCGAAAAAGCAATGGCAAGATTTTGTACAACAAGAGATCGCTGCCGAATCAGACTATCTGAAACCTCAGCAAGTTATGGACGTTCTCAACCAAGTAACAAATCCGGAGGATGTGTTGGTGTGTGACGCAAGCTTTGCCAGTGGTTGGGGAGCAGTCTATTACAAACACAAAGTTTCCGGCAGAAAGCTGTTGACACCAAGAGGATTGGCCGGTCTTGGGTTTGGGCTTCCGGCGGCAATCGGGGCATCAGTCGCACTGGAACGCGGTGAAGTTTATCTGCTGGCCGGGGACGGCGGATTCGGTTACACAGTTGGAGAGTTGGCCACTTTGCAAGCTTACGGTTTGAAGGTTACTATTCTTATTCTGGACAATCGGAACTGGGGATGGATGGAGTGGTTAAACAAGCTCAACTATGAAAAAGAATACTTCGATTTGCCGGCCATCGATTTTGCCAAAGTGGGTGAAGGGTTCGGGTTAGTCGGATTTAGTGTCAGGAATGCGGGTGAATTGGCACAAGCGTTATCCGAATCCAAAAAATCGGATAAATCATCGATTATTCATATCAATACCGGACTGTGGGAAACACCGGTGATTGGTTTTCGGGAAGCCATTCAAAAGAACGACAAAGTGCCTGTCAAGTATTTATAG
- a CDS encoding iron-containing alcohol dehydrogenase — MEFPISFFKNPTEIVYGCNSTKQLRPTLNKYRYKRVLVITDPGIVKAGLVQEITGQLEGLEYAVFDEVEPNPSVRTCEKAFALSQELKPDVLVGLGGGSAIDVAKVVGLLATNGGRVVDYEGIDTFSQPILPLIAIPTTAGTASEVTIFTVITDMERQYKLTIGGFKLAPRWALVDPLMTQTMPKPITASTGLDALVHAIESYTSRMAYPISKALAREAIRLISGNLRQAVYNGDQLEARDKMLMGSLLAGLAFNNTRLGNCHAMSHPVSAMFGVPHGVANSILIPHVMEFNAMAVPELFADIAEDMGENTQGLTIMGKAWKSVESVVQLSRDIGIPNRLSDFNVKSDKIQEMAQDAMKSGNILVNPRKTSMDDLVALYEKAM; from the coding sequence ATGGAATTTCCGATCTCTTTTTTTAAAAATCCTACCGAAATTGTATATGGCTGCAATTCTACCAAACAATTACGCCCGACTCTCAACAAGTACCGGTACAAAAGGGTTCTGGTGATTACCGATCCCGGGATTGTCAAAGCCGGATTGGTACAAGAGATAACCGGACAACTCGAAGGCTTGGAGTATGCCGTTTTTGACGAAGTGGAACCCAATCCTTCCGTCCGGACTTGCGAAAAAGCATTTGCACTCTCACAGGAGCTAAAACCGGATGTGCTGGTTGGATTGGGAGGCGGAAGCGCAATCGATGTAGCCAAAGTAGTCGGCTTACTGGCAACCAATGGCGGCCGTGTAGTCGACTATGAAGGAATTGATACATTTTCGCAACCCATTCTTCCGCTGATTGCAATCCCCACAACAGCCGGCACTGCCAGTGAGGTTACCATTTTTACGGTGATTACCGATATGGAGCGGCAGTACAAGTTGACCATTGGTGGCTTCAAATTGGCGCCCCGTTGGGCATTGGTTGATCCTTTAATGACGCAAACGATGCCCAAACCTATCACCGCTTCCACTGGCCTGGATGCTTTGGTGCATGCAATTGAATCCTATACTTCCCGGATGGCTTATCCGATTTCCAAGGCACTGGCCAGAGAAGCGATTCGATTGATCAGCGGCAACCTGCGACAAGCGGTCTACAACGGGGATCAGTTAGAAGCCCGGGATAAAATGCTGATGGGCAGTTTATTGGCGGGTTTGGCTTTTAACAATACCCGTTTGGGGAATTGCCATGCGATGAGTCACCCTGTAAGTGCCATGTTTGGGGTTCCCCACGGTGTCGCCAATTCCATTTTAATTCCCCACGTGATGGAATTTAACGCTATGGCCGTTCCGGAATTGTTTGCCGATATTGCCGAGGATATGGGTGAGAATACACAAGGGTTGACGATAATGGGCAAAGCATGGAAATCGGTTGAATCCGTTGTGCAGCTGTCACGGGATATCGGAATTCCGAACCGTCTGTCCGATTTCAACGTAAAGAGCGACAAAATTCAAGAGATGGCCCAGGATGCAATGAAGAGCGGGAATATCCTGGTCAACCCAAGAAAGACCTCGATGGACGATTTGGTTGCTTTATATGAAAAAGCGATGTGA
- a CDS encoding glucose 1-dehydrogenase has product MRLFDLSGKTALVTGGGRGLGRGIALALAEAGADVAVVSRSKEELENVCQEMSKFSVRTFYQNMDIRDTEEMKSFVAKVVEEQGTVDILVNAAGVNIRRPFLEISESDWDFVMDVNLKSVFLTSQIVLPYMRKQQSGRIINIASLTSEIGMKDIAAYCASKGGVSQITKAMAVEFAEEGILVNAIGPGYYKTKLTEPVFNDDAKRDWILSRIPMRRTGEANDLAGVAIFLASPASDYITGQTIYVDGGWLIS; this is encoded by the coding sequence ATGAGGTTGTTTGATTTATCGGGTAAAACGGCCCTGGTGACCGGCGGGGGGCGAGGCTTGGGAAGGGGAATCGCTCTAGCATTGGCGGAAGCTGGTGCCGACGTGGCGGTTGTCAGCCGATCAAAGGAAGAATTGGAGAACGTTTGTCAGGAAATGTCGAAATTTTCCGTCAGAACCTTTTATCAGAATATGGACATTCGGGATACAGAAGAGATGAAATCCTTTGTAGCCAAAGTGGTAGAGGAACAAGGCACTGTCGATATCCTGGTAAACGCAGCAGGAGTTAACATTCGCCGCCCCTTTTTGGAAATCAGCGAATCGGATTGGGATTTCGTTATGGACGTCAATTTGAAAAGTGTATTTCTAACGAGCCAGATTGTTTTGCCGTATATGCGAAAGCAACAGAGTGGGCGCATCATTAACATAGCCTCTTTGACAAGTGAAATAGGAATGAAAGATATAGCCGCCTATTGTGCCAGCAAAGGTGGAGTATCCCAAATCACAAAAGCAATGGCCGTTGAGTTTGCCGAAGAGGGGATTCTTGTGAATGCGATTGGCCCCGGATATTACAAGACGAAGCTGACGGAACCTGTTTTTAATGATGACGCAAAAAGGGATTGGATCCTGTCAAGAATTCCGATGCGGCGAACAGGGGAAGCAAACGATTTGGCGGGTGTGGCCATCTTCTTGGCATCACCGGCGTCGGACTATATCACCGGACAAACCATCTACGTTGACGGCGGATGGCTGATCTCTTAA
- a CDS encoding ABC transporter substrate-binding protein produces MRKWIALLMISLLAVTTACSGSTGTRGEGGKKETLQIGALYPLSGAAALLGDESFRGAELAVKLRNKNGGVAGGKHVELVKTDAPDANAAQAEANRLITQKGLHLILGSYSSAISFAASEVAERNGVLYWEMGAISDPITERGYKYVIRTNPPASEFAKVEIQYIKEVVAPKLGKSPTDVRIGIVHEDSLYGTTVAEFITKMAKEEKMQIATTQPYNMKSVDLSSVVLNVKQAKPDVLIAVSYLNDAILFWRQAKELGLDVPVFIGTGGGHTMSDFQKALGKDVNGIIDVDFPQYEINKSYTPGLEEFLKLYKETYNEEPRSGHSLANFMGTNVLLEVIDKVGTIDPDKIKQAALEYKLEPGKSATGWGVDFDQAKGQNKLGQPYVHQWIDGKLVTVWPKGAAVQEAQLPMPKWSERK; encoded by the coding sequence ATGAGAAAATGGATTGCCTTACTGATGATCAGCTTGTTGGCAGTCACCACCGCTTGTTCGGGAAGCACCGGCACCAGGGGCGAAGGAGGAAAAAAGGAGACTCTGCAGATAGGAGCTTTATATCCTTTAAGCGGGGCGGCGGCTCTGCTCGGGGATGAAAGTTTTCGGGGTGCGGAACTTGCTGTAAAACTCAGAAATAAAAATGGCGGAGTAGCCGGTGGTAAGCATGTGGAATTAGTCAAAACCGATGCACCTGACGCTAACGCCGCTCAGGCTGAAGCAAACCGATTGATTACTCAAAAAGGGCTCCATCTGATTCTCGGGTCCTATTCCAGTGCTATTTCGTTTGCAGCCAGTGAAGTTGCGGAAAGAAACGGTGTGCTTTATTGGGAAATGGGAGCGATTTCAGACCCGATCACAGAAAGAGGATACAAGTATGTGATCCGCACCAACCCGCCGGCCTCCGAATTTGCAAAAGTGGAAATTCAGTACATCAAGGAAGTGGTAGCACCCAAATTAGGCAAGAGTCCGACGGATGTTCGAATCGGCATTGTCCATGAAGATTCCCTTTACGGAACAACGGTGGCCGAATTTATTACGAAAATGGCGAAAGAAGAAAAGATGCAGATTGCCACCACTCAGCCTTATAACATGAAGTCGGTAGATCTGTCTTCCGTAGTGTTGAATGTAAAACAGGCAAAACCGGATGTGCTGATTGCGGTATCTTATCTGAATGATGCGATTTTGTTCTGGCGCCAGGCGAAGGAATTAGGTTTGGATGTTCCCGTCTTTATCGGAACCGGCGGAGGCCATACGATGTCTGATTTCCAAAAGGCGCTTGGCAAGGATGTGAATGGAATTATTGATGTAGACTTTCCGCAGTATGAAATTAACAAGTCCTACACTCCCGGGCTTGAGGAGTTCTTGAAACTCTACAAGGAAACTTACAATGAAGAACCTCGTTCCGGCCATTCTTTGGCAAACTTTATGGGGACCAACGTACTGCTTGAAGTGATTGATAAAGTGGGTACCATCGACCCGGACAAAATCAAACAGGCGGCTTTGGAATACAAGCTGGAACCCGGTAAATCGGCAACCGGTTGGGGTGTCGACTTTGATCAGGCAAAAGGGCAAAACAAACTGGGGCAACCGTATGTTCATCAGTGGATAGACGGCAAGCTGGTCACTGTTTGGCCAAAAGGGGCGGCCGTTCAGGAGGCGCAACTTCCAATGCCGAAATGGAGTGAAAGAAAATAA
- a CDS encoding branched-chain amino acid ABC transporter permease — protein MAQLMQIIISGILVGGIYALISMGLNLILGVVRIINFAHGEFLMISMYISFLFFVTWGLDPYLSAPIVVLLLFIFGCFVQRIIIQPILETSATVKIFATLGLSIMLQNLALMIWNADYRTVHTAYQTSVIRLGEVAISVPRLIAFAVAILIAVALFLFLQNTLMGKAIRAVAMERRAASLMGIHVKKIYLIAFGIGSALVGLAGSLLMPIYYVFPTVGTLFVLTAFVVVVLGGMGSMLGAFLGGILIGLVEALAGVWISPGLKEAVYFVIFILVLLFRPSGLFSLGKGSEEVGLK, from the coding sequence GTGGCTCAACTCATGCAGATTATCATTTCGGGGATTCTGGTCGGCGGCATTTATGCCCTGATCAGTATGGGGCTGAACTTGATTCTCGGGGTGGTTCGAATTATCAACTTTGCGCATGGCGAATTTTTGATGATTTCCATGTATATAAGTTTTCTGTTTTTCGTCACGTGGGGATTGGATCCTTATTTATCCGCGCCAATCGTAGTCCTGTTGTTATTCATTTTTGGTTGTTTTGTGCAAAGAATCATCATTCAACCGATCTTGGAAACTTCCGCTACGGTAAAGATATTTGCGACCCTTGGGCTTTCGATAATGCTGCAGAACCTTGCACTTATGATTTGGAATGCGGATTATCGGACTGTTCACACCGCTTATCAAACGTCAGTCATTCGACTGGGGGAAGTGGCGATCAGTGTACCGCGATTGATAGCGTTTGCGGTTGCGATCCTGATTGCGGTTGCTTTGTTCCTCTTTTTGCAAAATACGTTGATGGGAAAAGCGATTCGTGCTGTTGCAATGGAAAGAAGAGCCGCTTCACTAATGGGAATTCACGTGAAGAAGATTTATTTGATCGCCTTTGGTATCGGGTCGGCTTTGGTTGGATTGGCGGGGTCGCTGTTGATGCCGATTTATTACGTTTTTCCTACAGTAGGCACATTGTTTGTTTTAACCGCATTTGTTGTCGTGGTTCTCGGCGGAATGGGAAGCATGTTAGGAGCCTTTCTGGGTGGAATTCTAATCGGATTGGTGGAAGCGTTGGCCGGGGTTTGGATTTCTCCGGGACTTAAAGAAGCGGTTTACTTTGTGATCTTTATTTTGGTCCTGCTTTTCCGTCCTTCCGGATTGTTCAGTTTGGGCAAGGGTTCCGAGGAGGTGGGGCTGAAGTGA
- a CDS encoding branched-chain amino acid ABC transporter permease, which translates to MNRLLTKGNILLILGVLFLFMVPQFGLNKFYMHIVILILFYAAVSGSWNILAGYAGQLSLGHAIFFGLGAYTSTLLLMKSGISPWIGMLVAVGLCLLVGALIGYPCFRLKGPFFTLATLAFSEVIRLVASFWKELTNGAVGLNIPFQPGWSTMMFRSKEPYFYIALVILLLVIAITYWIDRSKMGSYLVAIREDEEAAESLGIPISRYKMYAVLISSGLAGMTGVFYAQYILFIDPEAVFNINFSVQVALISIIGGMGTVLGPLIGAVLMIPLNEILRSAFSGLNGLNFFIYGFVLILVVSLIPNGILPTVRNWLKKATAKKKGTRQVVANPRNGGEQVDSAN; encoded by the coding sequence GTGAACAGGTTGCTGACAAAAGGGAACATTTTGTTGATTCTCGGAGTTCTTTTTTTGTTCATGGTTCCGCAGTTCGGCTTAAACAAATTTTACATGCACATTGTGATCCTGATCCTGTTCTATGCCGCAGTCAGCGGATCTTGGAACATCCTGGCCGGGTATGCCGGTCAATTGTCACTGGGGCATGCAATATTCTTCGGTCTCGGTGCTTACACATCAACGTTATTGTTGATGAAATCGGGCATTTCCCCCTGGATTGGCATGCTGGTTGCAGTTGGGCTGTGTTTATTGGTGGGAGCGCTGATCGGGTATCCCTGTTTCCGCTTGAAGGGACCTTTTTTTACACTGGCAACTCTGGCGTTTTCCGAGGTGATCCGTCTGGTGGCATCATTTTGGAAGGAACTGACCAACGGAGCGGTAGGTTTGAACATACCGTTTCAGCCCGGTTGGTCAACCATGATGTTCCGGTCAAAGGAGCCGTATTTTTACATCGCTTTGGTAATTTTGCTGTTGGTGATCGCTATCACTTATTGGATAGACCGTTCGAAAATGGGCTCGTACCTGGTAGCCATCCGGGAGGACGAAGAGGCTGCGGAGTCATTGGGGATTCCGATTTCCCGGTATAAAATGTATGCCGTTTTAATCAGTTCCGGTTTGGCCGGAATGACAGGTGTATTCTACGCTCAATACATTCTGTTTATTGATCCGGAAGCGGTGTTCAACATCAATTTCTCTGTGCAAGTCGCCCTGATTTCCATTATCGGCGGTATGGGTACCGTGTTGGGACCTCTGATCGGAGCAGTTTTAATGATCCCGTTAAATGAGATTCTGCGATCCGCTTTTTCCGGTCTAAACGGCTTAAACTTCTTTATTTACGGATTCGTGTTGATCCTGGTGGTGTCTTTGATTCCGAACGGAATCCTGCCCACGGTACGAAATTGGCTGAAAAAAGCTACCGCGAAAAAAAAGGGAACCAGACAAGTCGTTGCAAACCCAAGGAACGGAGGGGAGCAAGTTGATTCTGCAAATTAA
- a CDS encoding ABC transporter ATP-binding protein, with product MILQIKDLTKRFGGLTAVNNVSFTVEEKEIVGIIGPNGAGKTTLFNLISGALPVTSGTIVFNNEDITNQKPNVICQKGIGRTYQVVKPFGNISVLENVVVGAYNRIRKAKEAKEYAEHVLEKVDLIHRRDIVAKRLTIADKKRLEVAKALATKPSLLLLDEVLAGLNPGEINDIIPLIRNLAAEGITLIVIEHIMQVIMQLSHKVIVIHHGEKIAEGSPQEVTSNPKVIEAYLGEEIAFA from the coding sequence TTGATTCTGCAAATTAAGGATCTTACCAAGCGATTTGGCGGACTGACAGCCGTAAACAACGTAAGTTTTACTGTTGAAGAAAAAGAAATCGTGGGAATCATCGGGCCAAACGGTGCGGGAAAAACGACGTTGTTCAATTTGATCTCCGGCGCCCTTCCCGTAACATCGGGAACGATTGTGTTCAATAATGAGGACATTACCAATCAAAAACCGAATGTCATCTGTCAAAAAGGCATCGGCAGAACGTATCAGGTTGTAAAGCCTTTCGGCAATATAAGCGTTTTGGAAAATGTGGTGGTAGGCGCTTACAATCGCATTCGCAAAGCAAAGGAAGCAAAAGAGTATGCGGAACACGTACTGGAGAAAGTAGATTTGATCCACAGACGGGACATAGTGGCAAAAAGATTGACAATCGCCGACAAAAAAAGGCTGGAAGTGGCTAAAGCATTGGCAACCAAGCCCTCCCTGCTCCTGCTTGATGAGGTTTTGGCAGGACTCAATCCCGGCGAGATTAATGACATTATTCCTTTAATCCGTAACCTGGCGGCTGAGGGAATCACTTTGATCGTGATTGAACACATCATGCAAGTGATTATGCAATTGTCACACAAGGTAATCGTCATTCATCACGGCGAAAAAATCGCCGAGGGCAGTCCACAGGAAGTAACCAGCAATCCGAAAGTGATCGAGGCTTATCTTGGGGAGGAGATTGCATTTGCTTAA
- a CDS encoding ABC transporter ATP-binding protein: protein MLKLEDINLFYGEVQALWNISLEVQEGETVALLGANAAGKSTTINAISGLEKITSGRILYQGEEIHGKDPHEIVELGIVQVPEGRKLFSFMTIEENLELGAYSHRARKDFKKNLEMVYELFPVLQERRKQQAGSMSGGQQQMCAIARGLMGSPKVLMIDELSLGLAPIIVKKLFDVIKEIRQSGITVLLVEQNVNHSLAISDKGYVLENGRVALSGNASDLLADPYLKRAYLGM from the coding sequence TTGCTTAAGCTGGAAGATATCAATCTTTTCTACGGGGAAGTACAGGCATTGTGGAATATCAGCCTGGAAGTTCAGGAAGGAGAAACGGTAGCACTGCTGGGTGCAAATGCTGCCGGGAAATCCACCACGATAAACGCGATCTCGGGACTTGAGAAAATAACTTCGGGCAGAATCCTTTACCAAGGAGAAGAGATTCACGGAAAAGATCCGCATGAAATTGTCGAATTGGGAATTGTTCAGGTTCCGGAGGGCAGAAAACTTTTTTCTTTTATGACAATTGAGGAAAATTTGGAACTGGGCGCCTATTCGCATAGGGCCAGAAAAGATTTTAAAAAGAATTTGGAGATGGTGTATGAACTGTTCCCTGTTCTGCAAGAAAGAAGAAAACAACAGGCTGGTTCGATGAGCGGCGGTCAACAGCAGATGTGTGCGATTGCCCGGGGATTGATGGGGAGCCCGAAAGTGTTGATGATTGATGAATTATCGTTGGGACTCGCTCCGATCATTGTGAAAAAACTGTTTGATGTGATTAAGGAAATCAGACAATCCGGCATTACGGTTTTGTTGGTGGAACAAAACGTGAATCATTCGTTAGCCATCTCGGATAAAGGTTATGTTTTGGAAAATGGGCGGGTTGCATTATCGGGCAATGCATCGGACCTGCTGGCAGACCCTTATCTGAAACGGGCTTACTTGGGAATGTAG
- a CDS encoding zinc-dependent alcohol dehydrogenase — MLAVVKTENRQEVAVRPVQLPKLSSGEVLIEVDYCGVCGSDLHAYNHAPGYEFVELPRILGHEVSGVVVQVAEDEDQHLLNQRVVIESIQYCGECSNCRSERTHICERFRVIGLHFDGGMAQFVKCHSRFVQKIPDALSSPIAALVEPLSIAIHAAESIGRVKTGDKVWVQGCGIIGLFVGVVCGLAGAEVTISGLPRDKEARLRHASDFGLKSFIVGESANSNEKVDLLFECSGSPGGIRDGLERLKKGGRTVMVALYEQDIPLPLTKAVRNEWELLTSYGCQPVDYGSSFSILKQLESQLQNIVSIYPVTMAPQAFNDALQQKVLKPVLSLRG, encoded by the coding sequence ATGCTGGCTGTTGTAAAAACGGAAAATCGGCAGGAAGTGGCAGTCAGACCGGTCCAGTTGCCTAAACTGTCGTCCGGTGAAGTGTTGATTGAAGTGGATTATTGCGGCGTCTGCGGAAGTGATCTGCACGCTTATAACCATGCACCGGGCTACGAATTTGTTGAATTGCCGCGGATCTTGGGGCATGAAGTATCCGGTGTGGTTGTGCAAGTGGCTGAAGACGAAGATCAACATCTGCTCAATCAAAGAGTTGTGATTGAATCGATTCAATACTGCGGCGAATGTTCCAATTGCCGAAGCGAACGAACTCATATCTGTGAGAGATTTCGAGTGATCGGATTGCATTTCGACGGTGGAATGGCTCAATTTGTAAAATGTCATTCCCGTTTTGTGCAAAAAATTCCCGATGCTTTGTCCAGCCCGATTGCTGCGTTGGTGGAACCCTTGTCGATTGCGATTCACGCGGCAGAATCCATCGGGAGAGTGAAAACCGGGGATAAGGTTTGGGTGCAGGGGTGTGGAATTATCGGCTTGTTTGTTGGAGTGGTCTGCGGATTGGCCGGGGCTGAAGTTACAATATCCGGCTTGCCAAGAGATAAGGAAGCCCGTTTGCGGCATGCTTCCGATTTTGGACTGAAATCGTTTATTGTGGGGGAATCTGCGAATTCCAACGAAAAGGTCGATCTTTTATTTGAATGTTCCGGCTCACCCGGAGGAATTCGTGACGGACTTGAGCGTTTGAAAAAAGGCGGGAGAACTGTGATGGTGGCCTTATATGAACAAGATATCCCCCTTCCCTTAACGAAAGCTGTCCGCAATGAATGGGAACTGCTTACCAGCTATGGTTGTCAACCGGTTGATTATGGCAGCTCTTTTTCGATCCTGAAACAACTGGAATCCCAACTGCAAAACATCGTTTCCATCTATCCCGTTACAATGGCGCCGCAAGCGTTTAACGATGCTTTACAGCAAAAAGTGTTAAAACCGGTATTAAGTTTAAGGGGGTGA